In Apium graveolens cultivar Ventura chromosome 10, ASM990537v1, whole genome shotgun sequence, the following are encoded in one genomic region:
- the LOC141690886 gene encoding uncharacterized protein LOC141690886 — translation MKHVNVNVVCALCNSEVETVNYLLLECSFAKSCWGMVGTRNDNTTQVSFSDWALNDYNVWSSDERQMGVMLCWTIWKCRNDLMWNQKCMEVAEAVHSTRVALSQWKEAQDKFLDRSWELLNSDDGDELWTPPTENTTKINTDAAVYDSSNQYTYAFAARNYKGELLEARSSCKEGRTTPERAEAMGIREALSWIKERQM, via the coding sequence TGCAACAGTGAGGTGGAAACTGTGAACTACTTGTTGCTAGAATGCTCATTCGCAAAATCTTGCTGGGGAATGGTTGGTACTCGAAATGACAATACTACTCAGGTATCTTTCTCAGATTGGGCTTTAAATGATTACAATGTGTGGAGTAGTGATGAACGTCAAATGGGTGTTATGCTATGCTGGACGATTTGGAAGTGTAGAAATGATTTAATGTGGAATCAAAAGTGCATGGAAGTAGCAGAAGCCGTACATTCAACTAGAGTGGCTCTTAGTCAATGGAAAGAAGCTCAAGACAAATTTCTCGATCGATCTTGGGAATTGCTAAACTCAGACGACGGTGATGAGCTATGGACTCCTCCAACTGAAAATACGACTAAGATAAATACTGATGCTGCGGTTTATGACTCTTCTAATCAATACACCTATGCGTTTGCTGCAAGAAACTATAAGGGAGAGTTGTTGGAAGCTCGGTCCAGTTGTAAAGAAGGAAGAACCACTCCAGAACGTGCTGAAGCCATGGGCATAAGGGAGGCTTTGAGTTGGATCAAAGAAAGGCAGATGTAG